Proteins encoded together in one Lathyrus oleraceus cultivar Zhongwan6 chromosome 5, CAAS_Psat_ZW6_1.0, whole genome shotgun sequence window:
- the LOC127082837 gene encoding uncharacterized protein LOC127082837 gives MGKEMEGRKRNNVELFFLATLILWLTSVSFQIVLSHRTQLLYIIAGSFFYQTSNSLIRFFSSCSKSPPTDPLFVNTSVSLLHSIVTSTSVVFILFMQWSNNGLSAMFDHSQLVEGTWPWAFEALSFSCGYFAYDQWDMLHYRLYNGWIPSILVHHLLLLICFTLALYRNVTINYLILTLICELHSIFLHVRKVRRMAGIRDARSVIIKLEWFLNWTTFFVARCASHILITAKLIKDAHKFGKGVELPLALFGMAGMNSLNIGLGIDLFKAFKRERKSQQANQHQHRE, from the exons ATGGGGAAGGAAATGGAAGGTAGAAAGAGGAACAATGTTGAGCTATTTTTCTTAGCCACTCTCATACTCTGGCTTACCTCTGTTTCTTTCCAGATAGTTCTCTCCCACCGCACCCAACTTCTCTACATCATCGCCGGTTCCTTCTTCTACCAGACATCTAACTCTCTCATCCGTTTCTTCTCCTCCTGCTCCAAATCTCCACCCACTGACCCTCTCTTTGTTAACACCTCCGTTTCTCTTCTTCATTCCATCGTTACCTCCACTTCAG tGGTCTTCATCTTGTTCATGCAATGGTCAAATAATGGATTGAGCGCAATGTTTGATCACTCGCAGTTGGTTGAAGGTACATGGCCATGGGCATTTGAAGCATTGTCTTTTTCCTGTGGTTACTTTGCATATGATCAATGGGATATGCTTCATTACCGGTTATATAATGGTTGGATCCCTTCTATCCTTGTGCATCATCTGCTTCTCCTTATCTGCTTCACTCTTGCTTTGTATAGAAATGTCACTATTAACTACCTTATTCTCACTCTTATCTGTGAG CTGCATTCCATCTTTCTGCATGTGAGAAAGGTGAGGCGAATGGCCGGTATTCGCGATGCGAGGAGCGTCATTATTAAGTTAGAATGGTTTCTTAATTGGACTACCTTCTTTGTGGCAAGGTGTGCGTCCCACATTCTTATCACAGCGAAACTCATCAAAGATGCTCACAAATTTGGAAAGGGTGTGGAGTTACCACTGGCTCTGTTTGGCATGGCAGGGATGAATTCTCTGAACATTGGTCTTGGCATTGATCTCTTTAAAGCTTTTAAGAGAGAGAGGAAGTCTCAGCAAGCTAATCAACATCAACATCGTGAATGA